The Pseudodesulfovibrio sp. zrk46 genome contains a region encoding:
- a CDS encoding ABC transporter ATP-binding protein gives MSDILLDIRKLTTCFSSPQGIAKAVDTVSLSFMQGETLAIVGESGCGKTVLALSILGLVPDPPGRITEGNVYYRGADLLDMSEAELRQVRGNQISMIFQEPMTALNPVFRINDQIAEPLRLHQGFSKEEAQDKAVDALTLVGIPNPGKIATAYPHELSGGMRQRVMIAMALACNPDLLIADEPTTALDVTIQAQILDLMNDLKARMNGSLMLITHDLGVVARMAQRVAVMYSGKIVELSNVVPLYGNPLHPYTQGLLASVPTMGDKADLNPIPGIVPSIFNLPEGCRFHPRCPHAHAKCSFMLPPLTEPEPNRFVRCWLYE, from the coding sequence ATGAGCGACATCCTTCTCGACATACGCAAGTTGACCACCTGCTTTTCCTCACCTCAAGGCATCGCCAAGGCGGTGGATACCGTCAGCCTATCCTTTATGCAAGGAGAAACCCTTGCCATCGTAGGTGAATCAGGCTGTGGTAAAACAGTTCTCGCCCTATCCATTCTCGGCTTAGTGCCAGACCCACCAGGTCGCATAACCGAAGGCAATGTCTATTATCGTGGTGCAGATCTCCTAGACATGTCCGAGGCAGAACTTAGACAAGTACGCGGCAACCAAATCTCAATGATCTTCCAAGAGCCCATGACCGCTCTCAACCCGGTCTTCCGCATCAACGACCAAATAGCAGAGCCGCTCCGACTCCACCAAGGCTTTTCGAAAGAAGAGGCACAAGACAAGGCCGTTGACGCTCTAACACTTGTGGGTATTCCCAACCCCGGCAAAATTGCTACAGCATACCCACATGAACTTTCCGGAGGGATGCGCCAACGTGTGATGATTGCCATGGCCTTAGCCTGTAACCCTGATCTTCTCATCGCAGACGAGCCAACCACAGCTCTGGACGTTACTATTCAAGCACAAATTCTTGATCTAATGAATGATCTCAAAGCGCGCATGAATGGCTCACTTATGCTCATCACACACGATCTAGGCGTGGTTGCTCGCATGGCCCAACGGGTTGCAGTGATGTATTCTGGTAAAATTGTTGAGCTTTCCAATGTTGTCCCACTATATGGCAACCCATTGCATCCATACACACAAGGACTACTCGCATCCGTGCCTACCATGGGAGACAAGGCAGATCTCAACCCGATTCCAGGCATTGTTCCGTCCATCTTTAATCTGCCGGAGGGCTGCCGCTTCCACCCACGGTGTCCGCATGCTCATGCCAAATGCTCTTTCATGCTTCCCCCATTAACCGAACCAGAACCTAACCGCTTTGTACGGTGTTGGCTTTACGAATAG
- a CDS encoding O-acetylhomoserine aminocarboxypropyltransferase/cysteine synthase family protein: protein MADKPYGPNTQALHAGHTPDSDTGSRAVPIHQTTAYLFRDAEHAANLFALKEPGYIYTRLMNPTTDVLEQRLAAMHGGVGALAVSSGMAAIFYTVTSIVSAGQNIVSGSNLYGGTQTLFEHTLKRFGIEARLVDSSDPANFEAAIDENTRMVYSESIGNPRCNVDDLRGIAEVAHNHGLPFVLDSTVAPPPMFNAFDVGCDIAVHSLTKIIGGHGTSMGGAIVEKGDFDWGVSGKFPELTAPDPTYNNVNLWEALGGAAGNPCPVFVTKVRIGMLRDTGASISPMNSWQILQGMETLPIRIQRHCENAQKVAEFLETHYAVEWVNYAGLQSHPDYDRAKNTFSMGPGAVFGFGVKGGMEAGSKFIDSVKLCSHLANILDAKTLVVHPASTTHGQSTPEEQLAAGVPVDLIRISVGIEDVEDIIEDLDQALAASQR, encoded by the coding sequence ATGGCTGACAAACCATATGGTCCAAATACCCAGGCGTTGCACGCAGGCCACACCCCAGATAGTGATACAGGGTCTCGGGCTGTCCCTATTCACCAGACTACGGCGTATCTATTTCGTGACGCCGAACATGCTGCTAATTTGTTCGCTCTGAAAGAGCCTGGGTACATTTATACTCGGCTCATGAACCCCACTACGGATGTACTGGAACAGCGTCTTGCGGCGATGCACGGTGGTGTTGGAGCGTTAGCAGTATCCTCTGGAATGGCCGCTATTTTTTATACTGTAACTTCGATCGTGTCTGCTGGGCAGAACATCGTTTCCGGTTCCAATCTTTATGGTGGCACTCAGACTTTGTTTGAACACACTCTTAAAAGGTTTGGTATCGAAGCGCGTTTGGTTGATTCTTCCGATCCTGCCAATTTTGAAGCCGCAATCGATGAAAATACACGGATGGTTTATAGTGAATCCATCGGCAACCCTCGCTGCAATGTTGACGATTTACGCGGTATTGCTGAGGTCGCTCACAATCATGGATTACCATTTGTCCTCGATTCAACTGTAGCGCCCCCGCCTATGTTTAATGCTTTCGACGTGGGATGTGATATCGCCGTGCATTCTTTGACTAAGATCATTGGTGGGCATGGCACTTCTATGGGGGGAGCCATTGTAGAGAAGGGCGACTTCGATTGGGGTGTATCTGGAAAATTCCCGGAATTAACTGCTCCAGATCCGACATACAATAACGTTAACTTGTGGGAAGCATTGGGGGGCGCAGCTGGTAACCCCTGTCCTGTTTTTGTTACCAAGGTGCGTATTGGTATGTTGCGTGACACAGGTGCATCCATATCCCCTATGAATAGCTGGCAAATCCTTCAAGGTATGGAAACTTTACCTATTCGAATTCAACGCCATTGTGAGAATGCTCAGAAGGTCGCTGAGTTTTTAGAGACGCACTATGCCGTGGAGTGGGTTAATTACGCAGGACTTCAAAGTCATCCTGACTATGATCGTGCAAAAAATACGTTTTCTATGGGGCCGGGAGCTGTATTTGGATTTGGTGTTAAGGGAGGTATGGAAGCTGGGAGTAAGTTCATTGATTCCGTCAAGTTATGCTCCCATTTAGCCAATATTTTGGATGCCAAGACATTGGTCGTACATCCCGCATCAACAACCCACGGGCAGTCTACTCCTGAAGAACAACTTGCTGCAGGTGTTCCCGTTGATCTCATTCGAATCAGTGTGGGAATTGAGGATGTGGAAGATATTATCGAAGATCTTGATCAGGCGTTGGCAGCGTCACAGCGCTAA
- a CDS encoding glutaredoxin family protein codes for MFKFIKEFFKGIVDEDPIISSNPEKDQKTNDKPSFDLEAFNMDDIKVYALSTCIHCRNAKKYLDECGVKYNCVHVDELTGDDRKEIVQELKVHNPAVSFPTIVIKDKVVVGYHKDKIDKALQGDD; via the coding sequence GTGTTCAAATTCATCAAAGAGTTTTTCAAGGGCATCGTCGACGAAGACCCCATAATATCGTCGAACCCCGAAAAAGATCAAAAAACAAACGACAAGCCGTCGTTCGACCTGGAGGCTTTCAATATGGACGATATCAAAGTGTATGCTCTGTCAACCTGCATTCACTGCCGTAATGCAAAAAAATACCTTGATGAGTGTGGTGTGAAATACAACTGCGTCCATGTTGACGAGCTCACCGGCGATGATCGCAAAGAGATTGTTCAGGAACTCAAGGTACATAATCCAGCTGTATCATTCCCCACCATTGTAATCAAAGACAAAGTTGTCGTTGGCTACCACAAGGATAAGATCGACAAAGCTCTTCAGGGAGACGATTAA
- a CDS encoding ABC transporter ATP-binding protein, producing MSHAVIELKDIIYAFPGRENTLDGLNFHLHEGEKIGLFGPNGAGKTTMLHILMGLIKPQQGVVNLFGKTMADGNALDEARLKIGFLFQHSDDQLFCPTVLDDVAFGPLNQGFSQSEAREKAASALESIGLSGFEDRVPYRLSGGEKKLVALATILAMDPEVLVLDEPTTGLSPEAKDHLIEILQNLNMARLVVSHEPDFLTATTDKLIAMRDGKIRPGELKPHTHTHVHEEGDVPHQH from the coding sequence ATGAGTCATGCAGTCATTGAACTTAAAGACATTATCTACGCCTTCCCTGGACGTGAGAACACTTTAGATGGCTTAAATTTTCATTTACATGAGGGAGAGAAAATAGGGTTATTCGGCCCAAATGGCGCAGGCAAAACGACCATGCTTCACATCCTCATGGGGCTGATCAAACCCCAGCAAGGGGTAGTCAATCTGTTTGGAAAAACTATGGCTGATGGCAACGCCTTGGACGAAGCGCGACTCAAAATCGGTTTTTTATTTCAGCACTCCGACGACCAACTCTTCTGCCCAACAGTACTGGACGACGTAGCCTTTGGTCCTCTGAACCAAGGTTTTTCACAAAGCGAGGCTCGCGAGAAGGCTGCCAGCGCACTTGAATCAATAGGGTTGTCAGGATTTGAGGATCGTGTTCCCTACAGGCTGTCAGGAGGAGAAAAAAAACTAGTAGCCTTAGCGACTATTCTTGCCATGGATCCAGAAGTCCTAGTATTAGACGAGCCCACCACAGGGTTGTCCCCAGAGGCCAAGGATCACCTCATCGAGATACTTCAAAATCTCAACATGGCTCGCTTGGTGGTATCACATGAACCCGATTTTCTCACTGCCACAACGGACAAGCTTATAGCCATGCGCGACGGCAAAATTCGCCCTGGAGAGCTCAAACCCCACACCCATACACATGTACACGAAGAAGGTGACGTACCACACCAGCACTAG
- a CDS encoding amino acid ABC transporter permease — MPSQSNRKNIRFSLLDGAILVLLAGMTGYFFFKAASGLNYHWKWEIIPQYLLRFDSNAGEWRLGLLSQGLVTTLRLSIWSTLLAMLVGVAMGLFRVSPSLFKRLISSTYVGLIRNTPPLVLIFIFYFFIGDQIMTALHIDDFVYSISDKTKSSLAFFFGPMNRFPQFLSAVITLTLFEAAYIAEIVRAGIESIENGQWEASTALGMRRSQSLRYIILPQALQRMLPALAGQFISIIKDSAIVSVISIEELTFQGQQLMTTTYRSFEVWTTVLVMYFILTFLCSLAVRKLELTLRRD; from the coding sequence TTGCCTTCACAATCAAATCGTAAAAACATCCGGTTTTCCCTGCTGGACGGCGCCATTTTGGTGCTACTGGCAGGGATGACCGGATACTTCTTCTTCAAAGCTGCATCAGGGTTGAACTACCACTGGAAGTGGGAGATCATCCCTCAATATCTCCTGCGCTTCGATAGCAATGCCGGAGAATGGCGGCTTGGGCTACTCTCTCAAGGACTTGTCACCACACTCCGCTTGTCTATCTGGTCAACACTACTGGCCATGCTCGTAGGCGTCGCTATGGGGTTATTCCGTGTCAGCCCGTCCCTTTTTAAACGCCTAATCTCTTCGACCTATGTGGGACTCATCCGCAACACCCCGCCCTTGGTACTTATCTTCATTTTCTACTTCTTCATAGGCGATCAAATAATGACCGCCCTTCATATAGATGATTTCGTTTACAGCATTTCTGACAAGACCAAATCTTCCCTTGCGTTTTTTTTCGGGCCCATGAACCGCTTCCCACAATTTCTTTCCGCAGTCATTACCCTCACTTTATTTGAAGCAGCCTATATTGCTGAAATAGTCCGCGCGGGCATCGAATCAATCGAAAACGGACAGTGGGAAGCGTCAACAGCTCTTGGCATGCGTCGTTCACAATCTCTACGCTACATCATTTTGCCACAAGCCTTGCAACGGATGTTGCCAGCACTCGCAGGACAGTTTATATCAATAATCAAGGATTCGGCCATCGTGTCGGTTATTTCCATTGAGGAACTAACTTTCCAAGGCCAACAGCTTATGACCACCACCTATCGTAGCTTTGAAGTATGGACCACGGTGCTGGTCATGTATTTCATACTGACATTCCTGTGCTCGTTAGCTGTAAGGAAACTCGAACTCACACTACGAAGAGACTAA
- the trmFO gene encoding methylenetetrahydrofolate--tRNA-(uracil(54)-C(5))-methyltransferase (FADH(2)-oxidizing) TrmFO has translation MAKVIIVGGGLAGCDAAWQLAEAGILVELYEMKPEKRSEAHFEDGLAELVCSNSFRATGPNAAIGLLKEEMSSLGSLIMEAAFATQVPAGGALAVDRTLFSEYITKKLENHDNITLIHKEIKSLDDEELQHADAVIISAGPLASQELTESLMQVIGNARLYFYDAIAPIVSRDSIDFDKAFWGSRWKPEDDDYLNCPMSEEEYKTFVAALLAGEKVKPREFEKEKHFEACLPVEAMAERGEMTLAFGPLKPVGFVDPKTGERPFAIVQLRTENKDKTAFNLVGFQTKLKYPEQKRIFRMIPGLENAEFLRLGSIHRNTYVNAPEVLDDNMQIKAKPGFYMAGQITGVEGYLESAASGLWLGLTLAKQFTGETLVKPPVETALGALLGHLTNKPEKEFQPSNVNFGLMPGLKKKMKKKFRKEAYGKRAQEAFSVWLEEGGLA, from the coding sequence ATGGCGAAGGTAATTATTGTAGGCGGCGGCTTGGCCGGTTGTGATGCGGCATGGCAGTTGGCCGAAGCTGGTATTTTGGTGGAGCTCTATGAGATGAAGCCAGAGAAGCGCAGCGAAGCGCATTTCGAGGACGGGCTAGCTGAGTTGGTTTGTTCCAATTCTTTTCGCGCTACAGGACCTAATGCGGCTATCGGCTTGCTAAAAGAGGAAATGAGTTCTTTGGGTAGCCTTATAATGGAAGCCGCATTTGCCACCCAAGTGCCTGCGGGGGGAGCTTTGGCTGTGGATCGTACCTTGTTTTCCGAGTACATTACGAAAAAGTTGGAGAATCACGACAATATCACGTTGATTCATAAGGAAATTAAGTCATTGGATGACGAGGAGTTGCAGCATGCGGACGCTGTGATCATCTCTGCAGGACCGTTGGCCAGTCAGGAATTGACCGAGAGTCTGATGCAGGTCATTGGAAATGCACGTCTTTATTTTTATGATGCCATCGCTCCTATCGTGTCTCGTGATTCTATTGATTTTGATAAAGCTTTTTGGGGATCTCGCTGGAAGCCCGAGGATGATGATTACTTGAACTGTCCAATGAGCGAGGAAGAGTACAAGACTTTTGTGGCCGCTCTGTTGGCAGGTGAGAAAGTCAAGCCGCGTGAGTTCGAAAAGGAAAAACATTTTGAAGCGTGTCTGCCTGTAGAAGCAATGGCCGAGCGCGGAGAAATGACTTTGGCTTTTGGGCCGCTCAAGCCAGTGGGATTTGTTGATCCCAAGACTGGTGAACGTCCTTTTGCTATTGTGCAGCTTCGTACCGAGAATAAAGACAAAACAGCATTTAATCTCGTGGGCTTTCAGACCAAGCTAAAATATCCTGAGCAGAAACGTATTTTCCGTATGATTCCCGGATTGGAAAATGCGGAATTCCTGCGGCTTGGATCAATTCATCGTAATACTTATGTTAATGCGCCTGAAGTGTTGGATGATAACATGCAGATCAAAGCCAAACCTGGCTTTTATATGGCTGGTCAGATTACTGGCGTGGAAGGCTATCTAGAATCTGCCGCTTCAGGCCTTTGGCTGGGGCTGACGCTGGCGAAGCAGTTCACTGGTGAAACGCTGGTCAAGCCGCCTGTTGAAACGGCTTTAGGAGCCCTTTTAGGACACCTTACCAATAAACCTGAGAAGGAATTCCAGCCTTCAAATGTAAATTTTGGTCTTATGCCCGGTCTTAAGAAGAAGATGAAAAAGAAATTCCGTAAGGAAGCTTATGGCAAGCGTGCCCAAGAAGCCTTTTCCGTATGGTTGGAGGAGGGGGGATTGGCATAA
- a CDS encoding response regulator: MSAVSFDPKIRILVVDDSSTMRRIICTALKDIGLRNIVTAEDGDEAWEKIQRYDFDLILSDHKMERVSGEELLRMVREDERYSCLPFIMITAEAFRDNVMKAVQLGVSNYIVKPFNSEQLRVKIEKVIGTIC; this comes from the coding sequence ATGTCGGCAGTTAGTTTTGATCCTAAGATTCGCATTCTCGTTGTTGATGATTCTAGCACCATGCGTAGGATCATCTGCACAGCTTTAAAAGATATTGGATTAAGAAATATCGTGACAGCGGAAGATGGTGACGAGGCTTGGGAGAAAATTCAGCGGTATGATTTTGATCTCATCCTGTCTGATCACAAGATGGAGCGAGTCTCTGGAGAGGAGTTGCTAAGAATGGTGAGAGAGGATGAACGATACAGCTGTCTTCCGTTCATTATGATTACGGCTGAGGCGTTTCGTGATAACGTTATGAAGGCTGTACAGCTTGGAGTGTCGAACTATATTGTTAAGCCGTTTAATTCTGAACAGCTTCGTGTAAAGATCGAGAAAGTTATTGGAACTATTTGCTAA
- the cbiQ gene encoding cobalt ECF transporter T component CbiQ has protein sequence MAAIGEPFASGDSFLHRMDPRIRLLCAGLLTIPAALLQNIDQASASLTIGVLLALLGQLPMRLASKRLIVVNTFILFLWLFLPFSTPGESMWNYGPFNLTNSGILLAALITIKSNGIVLTLMALIGTIKVQDLGPAMQQLRIPNKLCHILLFTYRYIFVIHQEYQTMRQAMSARGFKPRTDTHTYRTYAWLVGMLLVKSWDRAERVHAAMRCRGFRGQFYSLTTFTTSKRDYVFLGICLLATIGIESLEIIKRGLA, from the coding sequence GTGGCCGCTATTGGAGAACCTTTCGCCTCGGGCGACTCATTCCTGCACCGCATGGATCCACGCATTCGGTTGCTTTGCGCGGGTCTGCTGACCATTCCTGCCGCCCTACTCCAAAATATTGATCAAGCCTCAGCCTCGTTGACTATTGGAGTTCTTTTAGCTCTCTTAGGACAACTCCCGATGAGGTTAGCCTCCAAACGACTCATTGTCGTAAACACATTCATTTTATTTCTCTGGCTATTTCTCCCCTTTTCTACTCCGGGAGAATCAATGTGGAACTATGGCCCTTTCAATCTCACGAACTCGGGTATACTGCTCGCTGCACTGATCACAATTAAGTCAAACGGTATAGTACTTACACTCATGGCACTCATAGGTACCATCAAAGTGCAGGACCTCGGCCCAGCCATGCAGCAGCTAAGAATCCCCAACAAGCTTTGCCACATACTGCTATTCACCTACCGCTATATTTTCGTCATTCACCAAGAATACCAGACGATGCGTCAAGCAATGTCAGCTCGGGGATTCAAGCCGCGAACCGATACCCATACCTACCGTACCTATGCGTGGTTAGTGGGTATGCTGCTTGTCAAAAGCTGGGATCGCGCTGAGCGTGTCCACGCCGCTATGAGATGCAGAGGGTTTCGTGGTCAATTTTATTCACTCACCACATTCACCACATCAAAACGTGATTACGTATTTCTTGGGATATGCCTACTAGCTACCATCGGCATAGAAAGCTTGGAAATCATTAAGAGAGGTCTCGCATGA
- a CDS encoding dipeptide ABC transporter ATP-binding protein, giving the protein MPLLELLNVSKHYKVNSGMFGLKSDSVRAVDNVSFTVNQGETLGLVGESGCGKSTLAKCIMGLESVTKGEIIFKERSVATWNEKELRRRMQMVFQDPYSSLNPRQKINSIIREGLDIHKIGSSTERKERVETLLGLVGLRPEHGNRYPHEFSGGQRQRVAVARTLALDPQLIVCDEPVSALDVSVQAQVLRMLKELQHQFNLTYIFISHDLSVVSHISDRVAVMYLGRIMEIGPSDTLFANPSHPYTEALLSAVLRPDPTIQSAQIPLSGDLPSPINPPTGCPFHPRCPKAFEKCSHTRPDLNEIPNGVEVACWLYDSL; this is encoded by the coding sequence ATGCCCCTTCTCGAACTCCTTAACGTTAGCAAGCATTACAAAGTCAATAGCGGCATGTTCGGATTAAAGTCTGATTCAGTACGAGCCGTAGACAACGTAAGCTTTACAGTAAATCAAGGAGAAACCCTCGGACTCGTTGGTGAATCTGGATGTGGAAAATCAACTCTTGCCAAATGCATCATGGGCTTGGAATCAGTGACCAAAGGCGAGATTATTTTCAAAGAACGGTCAGTCGCAACGTGGAATGAAAAGGAACTACGTCGCCGCATGCAAATGGTCTTTCAAGACCCCTACTCCTCATTAAACCCCCGTCAAAAAATCAATTCAATCATACGTGAAGGGCTCGATATCCACAAAATCGGTTCTTCGACTGAACGTAAAGAACGAGTTGAGACCCTACTAGGATTAGTGGGCTTGCGCCCAGAGCATGGTAATCGCTACCCTCATGAATTTTCCGGAGGTCAACGTCAACGTGTAGCTGTAGCACGCACTTTAGCTTTAGACCCGCAACTAATTGTATGTGACGAACCAGTTTCCGCACTAGATGTATCAGTTCAAGCACAAGTGCTGCGTATGTTAAAGGAACTTCAGCATCAGTTCAATCTAACCTACATCTTTATTTCTCATGACCTATCAGTAGTCAGCCACATTTCGGATCGAGTAGCTGTAATGTACCTAGGGCGCATCATGGAAATCGGCCCAAGTGACACTCTATTCGCTAATCCGAGCCACCCATACACTGAAGCATTACTGTCAGCAGTTCTCCGCCCTGATCCAACCATTCAGTCAGCTCAGATCCCTTTATCAGGGGACTTACCCAGCCCAATAAATCCACCGACAGGTTGCCCCTTTCATCCACGCTGCCCCAAAGCGTTTGAAAAATGCTCACACACTCGGCCCGATCTAAATGAAATACCCAATGGCGTTGAGGTTGCTTGCTGGCTCTACGACTCTCTGTAA
- a CDS encoding ferredoxin-thioredoxin reductase catalytic domain-containing protein produces MDAKTLFENLKKLQEPKGYYFNEDMDMTMPLIESLLTNKERLGYMACPCRLANGEFEADKDIICPCTYREEDVKEFGACFCALYVSKEYNEGTVEKNVVPERRPPEKILF; encoded by the coding sequence ATGGATGCCAAGACACTTTTTGAAAACCTTAAAAAATTACAGGAACCCAAAGGCTATTATTTCAACGAAGACATGGACATGACCATGCCTCTCATCGAGAGCCTCCTCACCAACAAAGAGCGCCTCGGCTATATGGCTTGTCCTTGCCGTCTGGCCAACGGCGAGTTTGAAGCAGATAAAGATATTATTTGTCCCTGCACTTATCGCGAAGAAGACGTAAAAGAATTCGGAGCATGCTTCTGCGCACTCTACGTTAGCAAAGAATACAATGAAGGAACCGTCGAAAAAAATGTGGTGCCGGAGCGACGCCCACCTGAAAAGATACTATTTTAA
- a CDS encoding HD domain-containing protein: protein MISRNEAIDLLKEHNTETNLINHALESEAVLRGLAKKLGQDEELWGIAGLLHDLDYATTGDNPERHGLNTVDLLEDKLPAEALNAIRRHAYEMNGAEVPSTQFDYAMRCGETVTGLIHAAALVRPTKIEGMKPKSLKKKIKDKAFAASVNRDCIRECDKIGLELGEFLQIGIDSITSIAPEVGLVAE, encoded by the coding sequence ATGATTTCCCGCAATGAAGCTATAGACCTCCTAAAAGAGCACAACACCGAGACCAACCTGATTAATCACGCACTTGAGTCCGAAGCCGTCCTACGCGGTCTTGCAAAGAAACTCGGTCAAGACGAGGAGCTATGGGGGATTGCCGGCCTACTTCATGACTTGGACTATGCCACTACAGGTGATAATCCTGAACGCCATGGACTTAACACAGTAGACTTGCTTGAAGACAAACTTCCTGCTGAAGCTTTGAACGCTATTCGTCGCCATGCTTATGAGATGAACGGAGCAGAAGTCCCTTCAACCCAATTCGACTACGCAATGCGATGTGGAGAAACCGTCACAGGCTTGATTCACGCGGCAGCCTTAGTACGCCCCACTAAAATCGAGGGCATGAAGCCAAAGAGCCTTAAAAAGAAAATAAAAGACAAAGCATTCGCCGCCAGTGTCAATCGCGACTGTATCCGTGAATGCGATAAAATCGGCCTTGAGTTGGGAGAATTCCTCCAAATCGGCATCGATTCCATTACCTCTATTGCTCCGGAAGTGGGACTCGTAGCCGAATAA
- a CDS encoding MATE family efflux transporter, translated as MSDTLSEKMTRAPYRTIWNLAWPQILMMFFHFLIGLADVWVAGQINREVQASLGIISQSLFFLLVVAIAVANGAVAAISQSVGAGLHKRVKRYVGLCLLLALILGGVFLFVGLPLKNVLLTALQVPIEMRPVTEYFLTVYLALLPPYYMQIITNAIFRARKQVMNPLYSMVLVTSLNTVLDLGLGLGWFGMPNLGFKGIAWATFGSVTAGAAFNLILLARQGVLKAESFAPWRWMKAATPYLAKVAWPAGLLQVVWHSGYLVLYAITASLPWDAIDALAGMAIGLRIEALLFLPAFAFNMTASILIGHYLGAQQPEEAKLFGYRILTIGLVSISLFSIVVWQFITPWVNLLTNNSAVAAHAVDYLKWNMLAIPFTLTSMIMAGAFNGAGATMWNMFIMGSATWFIRLPLAYGLGHLGMQNAEGIWIAMFCSQIVQSLTLVYVYTFKNWQRFAMIKSRKGNAHAAKESA; from the coding sequence ATGTCAGATACACTCAGCGAGAAAATGACGCGGGCCCCATACCGCACCATATGGAATCTTGCCTGGCCGCAGATTCTCATGATGTTTTTTCACTTTCTCATCGGCCTAGCCGATGTTTGGGTGGCAGGACAGATTAACCGTGAAGTACAAGCGTCACTGGGAATCATATCCCAATCACTCTTTTTCCTTCTGGTTGTGGCCATTGCAGTTGCTAACGGAGCCGTGGCCGCCATAAGCCAATCAGTAGGGGCTGGCCTGCACAAACGCGTCAAACGCTATGTAGGACTCTGCCTTCTCCTTGCACTAATACTTGGAGGAGTCTTTCTTTTCGTGGGGCTACCACTTAAGAACGTATTGCTCACGGCGCTGCAAGTTCCGATCGAAATGCGTCCTGTAACAGAATACTTTCTGACTGTGTACCTCGCCCTTTTACCGCCTTACTATATGCAGATCATCACCAACGCCATCTTTCGAGCTAGAAAGCAGGTCATGAATCCGCTCTACTCCATGGTACTGGTAACTTCACTCAACACCGTGCTCGACCTCGGTCTCGGTCTAGGCTGGTTTGGTATGCCCAATCTCGGCTTTAAAGGGATTGCATGGGCTACATTTGGTTCTGTGACTGCAGGCGCTGCATTCAACCTCATTCTCCTTGCGAGACAAGGGGTCCTCAAAGCAGAAAGCTTCGCACCATGGCGTTGGATGAAAGCCGCTACACCATATCTCGCAAAAGTCGCTTGGCCTGCCGGATTACTGCAAGTTGTCTGGCATTCAGGCTATCTCGTTCTGTATGCCATTACTGCCAGTTTGCCGTGGGACGCTATTGATGCATTGGCTGGCATGGCCATCGGACTACGCATCGAAGCCTTGCTATTCTTACCTGCTTTTGCCTTCAACATGACTGCCAGCATCCTCATCGGCCACTATCTAGGGGCACAGCAGCCAGAAGAAGCAAAACTCTTCGGCTATAGAATCCTGACAATTGGTTTGGTATCCATTAGTTTATTTTCCATTGTAGTCTGGCAATTCATCACTCCGTGGGTAAACTTGCTGACCAATAACTCTGCAGTGGCAGCCCACGCCGTGGACTACCTAAAATGGAATATGCTCGCCATCCCGTTCACTCTCACAAGCATGATCATGGCCGGTGCATTCAATGGCGCTGGCGCGACGATGTGGAACATGTTCATCATGGGATCAGCCACCTGGTTCATTCGCCTGCCCTTGGCCTACGGACTAGGCCATCTCGGTATGCAAAATGCCGAAGGTATCTGGATCGCCATGTTCTGCTCACAGATTGTACAGTCCTTAACTCTAGTCTACGTATACACCTTCAAAAACTGGCAGCGCTTCGCTATGATTAAATCCCGTAAAGGCAATGCCCACGCCGCCAAGGAATCCGCATGA